The DNA segment CCGCCGCGGCTCGCTTTCGGCAACCCTGACGGTACGCGGCATCCAGGGCCATATCGCCTACCCGGAGAAAGTGCGCAACCCGATCCACCAGGCCATCCCCGCCTTGGCCGAACTTGCCGCCACGCACTGGGACGATGGCAACGAATACTTCCCGGCCACCAGTTTCCAGGTCTCGAACATTCACGCCGGCACCGGCGCCACCAATGTCGTGCCCGGCACGCTGGAGGTGTTGTTCAATTTTCGCTTCTCCACGGCAAGCACGGTGGAGTCGCTGCAATCGCGCGTGCATGCCATTCTCGACCGACATGATCTCGAATACGACATTCGCTGGACCGTTGGCGCCAACCCGTTCCTGACGCCGCATGGAAAGCTGGTAACCGCAATGGAGCTTGCCATACAGGAGGCAACGGGCATCTCACCCGCACTTTCCACGACGGGTGGCACTTCGGATGGCCGCTTCATTACCGCGATCAGTTCCGAGATCGCCGAGTTCGGGCCGATCAATGACAGTTCGCACAAGATCGACGAGCACGTTCGCACGGCCGATCTGGAACCTCTCGCCGCCTGTTACGAAGGCGTGCTGAAGCGTTTACTCATTTAATGAAATCCCTCGTCGACGATCTATTCACCCTGCGCGACTGGTTGCGCTGGGCCGTGAGCCGCTTTACCGAAGCGCAGTTGTTTTTCGGTCACGGTTGCGACAACGCCTATGACGAAGCGATGTGGCTCGTGCTGCATGCCCTGCACCTGCCGCCCGACCGGATCGACTTTTTCATGGACGCCAGGCTCACGCATGCCGAACGCCAGTCGGTTTTCGATCTGCTCAACCAGCGCATCTCGAAGCGCATCCCCAGCGCCTACCTGACCCACCAGGCCTGGCTCGGCGGCCATGACTTTTACGTCGATGAGCGCGTCATCGTGCCGCGTTCCTATTTCGCGGAATTGCTGGAAAACGGACTATCGCCCTGGTTGCCTTACAGCATAAAAGTCGACCGGGCGCTGGATCTATGTACCGGTTCGGGCTGCCTTGCCATCCTGATGGCGCTCGCCTTTCCCGCAGCCCGAATCGATGCCATCGACCTGTCGTCTGCCGCACTCGAAGTGGCGCGGCGCAATGTCGAACGCTACGGCTTGCAGGATGTCGTCGAACTGATCGAATCGGACCTGCTCGCTGGCGCTGGCGGGCGCCGTTATGATCTTATCATTTCCAATC comes from the Georgfuchsia toluolica genome and includes:
- the prmB gene encoding 50S ribosomal protein L3 N(5)-glutamine methyltransferase is translated as MKSLVDDLFTLRDWLRWAVSRFTEAQLFFGHGCDNAYDEAMWLVLHALHLPPDRIDFFMDARLTHAERQSVFDLLNQRISKRIPSAYLTHQAWLGGHDFYVDERVIVPRSYFAELLENGLSPWLPYSIKVDRALDLCTGSGCLAILMALAFPAARIDAIDLSSAALEVARRNVERYGLQDVVELIESDLLAGAGGRRYDLIISNPPYVTAQSMHNLPAEYRHEPALALAAGEDGLDIVRRILVSAADCLTPEGILLVEVGHNADLVEAAFPNVPFTWIDTPSSEDKIFLLTRTELARYFA
- the dapE gene encoding succinyl-diaminopimelate desuccinylase → MNAVQALATVLIARPSVTPEDAGCLDLIGGILQALGFSLERIDSGSVSNPVSNLWARRGNAAPLVCFAGHTDVVPAGPIEQWQSNPFTPTVRDGLLYGRGAADMKSSLAAFVVAVERFIRKNEQHSGSIAFLLTSDEEGDATDGTVKVVETLQARNERIDYCIVGEPTSSEKLGDTIKNGRRGSLSATLTVRGIQGHIAYPEKVRNPIHQAIPALAELAATHWDDGNEYFPATSFQVSNIHAGTGATNVVPGTLEVLFNFRFSTASTVESLQSRVHAILDRHDLEYDIRWTVGANPFLTPHGKLVTAMELAIQEATGISPALSTTGGTSDGRFITAISSEIAEFGPINDSSHKIDEHVRTADLEPLAACYEGVLKRLLI